The Takifugu flavidus isolate HTHZ2018 chromosome 21, ASM371156v2, whole genome shotgun sequence genome has a window encoding:
- the s100s gene encoding S100 calcium binding protein S isoform X1, with amino-acid sequence MCLSVCVQSLLESSARSSKMPDTIMSREPSSDLESAMQMLIKTFHKYSGKEGDKYTLNRGELKELLLEELGTYLGNSKDNEAVEKVMNDLDANNDGEVDFTEFIILMGALTVACNDFFLEFKTDDKPKGQSS; translated from the exons atgtgtctgtctgtgtgtgtgcagtctcTCCTCGAGTCCAGCGCCAGAAGCTCCAAGATGCCGGACACAAT CATGTCCAGAGAGCCCAGTTCCGACCTGGAGAGCGCCATGCAGATGCTCATCAAGACCTTCCACAAGTACTCGGGGAAGGAAGGTGACAAGTACACACTTAACAGGGGAGAACTCAAGGAGCTGCTACTAGAGGAGCTGGGGACCTACctgggg AACTCCAAAGACAACGAAGCCGTGGAGAAGGTGATGAACGACCTGGACGCCAACAACGACGGCGAGGTGGACTTCACCGAGTTCATCATCCTGATGGGCGCCCTCACGGTGGCCTGCAACGACTTCTTCCTGGAGTTCAAGACGGACGACAAACCCAAGGGGCAGAGCAGCTAG
- the s100s gene encoding S100 calcium binding protein S isoform X2, protein MPDTIMSREPSSDLESAMQMLIKTFHKYSGKEGDKYTLNRGELKELLLEELGTYLGNSKDNEAVEKVMNDLDANNDGEVDFTEFIILMGALTVACNDFFLEFKTDDKPKGQSS, encoded by the exons ATGCCGGACACAAT CATGTCCAGAGAGCCCAGTTCCGACCTGGAGAGCGCCATGCAGATGCTCATCAAGACCTTCCACAAGTACTCGGGGAAGGAAGGTGACAAGTACACACTTAACAGGGGAGAACTCAAGGAGCTGCTACTAGAGGAGCTGGGGACCTACctgggg AACTCCAAAGACAACGAAGCCGTGGAGAAGGTGATGAACGACCTGGACGCCAACAACGACGGCGAGGTGGACTTCACCGAGTTCATCATCCTGATGGGCGCCCTCACGGTGGCCTGCAACGACTTCTTCCTGGAGTTCAAGACGGACGACAAACCCAAGGGGCAGAGCAGCTAG
- the s100s gene encoding S100 calcium binding protein S isoform X3, which yields MSREPSSDLESAMQMLIKTFHKYSGKEGDKYTLNRGELKELLLEELGTYLGNSKDNEAVEKVMNDLDANNDGEVDFTEFIILMGALTVACNDFFLEFKTDDKPKGQSS from the exons ATGTCCAGAGAGCCCAGTTCCGACCTGGAGAGCGCCATGCAGATGCTCATCAAGACCTTCCACAAGTACTCGGGGAAGGAAGGTGACAAGTACACACTTAACAGGGGAGAACTCAAGGAGCTGCTACTAGAGGAGCTGGGGACCTACctgggg AACTCCAAAGACAACGAAGCCGTGGAGAAGGTGATGAACGACCTGGACGCCAACAACGACGGCGAGGTGGACTTCACCGAGTTCATCATCCTGATGGGCGCCCTCACGGTGGCCTGCAACGACTTCTTCCTGGAGTTCAAGACGGACGACAAACCCAAGGGGCAGAGCAGCTAG